The Candidatus Hydrogenedentota bacterium sequence CTCCGGCAGAAACGCACGGTTGCGGCCGGCGCCGTCAAATCATCGGGCTGCCAAGCGTTATCGGCGAGGTACTCGAGCATGAACGTGTCGTTATGCGATATCTCCGACCACAGCACATACCCTTTGCACATGGGATCTTCGGCAGCCGTCCGGAGGCGTTCGGCGAGCAGGGTGTAATCGCCGTGGATGTCGCTGTTCCAGGCGTAGCCATGCAACATGCCGAATATCCAGGGGAATCGCCCGAGCACGTTCCAGTCGCGGAAATTGCATTTGGCAGCATCGTCGGCGGTGTAATCCAGAAGGACCGTCCGCTCGGGATCGAATTCGTTGAGCAACACGCGGACTTCTTCGTCGACCCACTGATTCGCCAGGTCCCAACTGGCGATCAGCAACGGCGCGTCGGGGTAGTGTTCGCGAATTTTCTGCTGCGTCTTGCGATAGGCGTAAAGTTTCTTCTGGAGACTGTCGCGCCGGGTTTCGCCGAAGCTGCGTTCGGCCATGCCGATGGTGTGAAAGAGCCGCGGGGACCCGAATTCGCGGATATGGGTTTCCGTGAGCTTCCAGTAAGCGTCCCATGCCCGCTCGTCGTCGATGTCCCAAATGGCCGCCGTAGGTAGAGAGTATCCTGTCTTTTGGTCGGTCACCACCGGGAAATCGGGGAAGCTTCGGTAGAACGAGCTGGGGGTGTGCGAGTACCAGTGGGTGATGGTGCCCGTGTCTTCCGGATGGAGCAATCCCCGATCGCGGGCATACTGCAGCACTTCTTTTCGCAGTTCGCCGCGGTATTGCAGGGGCCAGAAGGACGTGCGGTCGTCGTACGAGCGCTCTTTCGCGTCGGGGTCCTGTGTGTCGGTGGGCGGATAGGGCACATCGTCCGGAAAGGCTCTTTGAAAGAGGTCGTCGTGACCCGTGCGCATCATGAACAGGTTGAAGCGTTTCTTGAGCAGCCAATCGATCTCGTGTTTCCAGTCCTCGAGGTTCCAATGCTCGGCCTGGAAACGGTGCAGCCCGCGATGAGCGAAATACCGCAAGCCCCGGTAGCTGAACCGGGGCTTCTCGGCAATGTCCACCCCGGCGAGATCGAGTTCGGGAAGACGCGGGACCACGTCGCCATCCCAGAAATACTCCACGCCCGCGTGTCGTCGGAAGAAGTCGTAGACGGCATATATGGTGGAGCGGCCGCTGCCGCCCGCGACGAGCAGGTAGCGGCAAGGCCCGGCGTCCACCGACAAGACACGGTAACTGTCCGAGCCGTATTGCAGGCCCAGGGATTCCAGGACGCCGCGACGAATCAAATCGTGCACGACAGGATTGACCGCGTCCGAACCAATCAGGACCAGATCGCCCGACACGGGTATGCTCTCAGGACTCGCCAACGCAGGAGCACGGCCCGTCACGCGGGTCCATAGCTCGACAAAATCGCCGGCGGCGATCTCGTAGGCTTTTTCGCCTGTGGGCGGCGCAACGACGGTAATGGCACGAGGCGCAACGGCTGCCGGCGGGACGGCTTCGGCCGCAAACGCGCTCGGCTGCGAGAAAACCGGCATCAGCATGACCGCTGCCGCAAAGACGCTTTTCATGATTTGCCCCCTGTTCCTGTTTGTGCTCGCCAAACATACCACGAAACGGGCGGGTTCACCACACGGCAACATGCCAATCAGAGGACGGGCATCCGCGGCGCATCGCGGCCGGGAACGCCCCTGGGCTGTGAAGGGCCGGTCAGCCGGTGACCTTTTCCTGCAGGGCGCGGTATCCGTAGTACATGGCCAGCTGGTCCAGCAGGATGATGGCCATGAATGCCTCGGCGACGGGCCACACACGTGCGACAATGGTCGGGTCGCGGCGCGTCACGGCCGACAGGGTGGCGTTCTTCATCGAGA is a genomic window containing:
- a CDS encoding alpha-N-acetylglucosaminidase TIM-barrel domain-containing protein; protein product: MKSVFAAAVMLMPVFSQPSAFAAEAVPPAAVAPRAITVVAPPTGEKAYEIAAGDFVELWTRVTGRAPALASPESIPVSGDLVLIGSDAVNPVVHDLIRRGVLESLGLQYGSDSYRVLSVDAGPCRYLLVAGGSGRSTIYAVYDFFRRHAGVEYFWDGDVVPRLPELDLAGVDIAEKPRFSYRGLRYFAHRGLHRFQAEHWNLEDWKHEIDWLLKKRFNLFMMRTGHDDLFQRAFPDDVPYPPTDTQDPDAKERSYDDRTSFWPLQYRGELRKEVLQYARDRGLLHPEDTGTITHWYSHTPSSFYRSFPDFPVVTDQKTGYSLPTAAIWDIDDERAWDAYWKLTETHIREFGSPRLFHTIGMAERSFGETRRDSLQKKLYAYRKTQQKIREHYPDAPLLIASWDLANQWVDEEVRVLLNEFDPERTVLLDYTADDAAKCNFRDWNVLGRFPWIFGMLHGYAWNSDIHGDYTLLAERLRTAAEDPMCKGYVLWSEISHNDTFMLEYLADNAWQPDDLTAPAATVRFCRSRYPLELAAQMEPLWTLMLVISQSENWSMRDPSRNVTFSSPQFHMLTNTMWANLSAKRQDQVNAGYERMAACLRPAPEMLGALADLTETACGNAQWRRDALDMGRTTANRALTATVLHAGRMVHAWRQQQADAASIRQVAELNRELLDALCGLLAQSDDFSMAASLRQLEEAKPLGGVLPALNPHTELTLKGNAENEYCRSHHFELAYHVYRKELAAFWDYVLARVDSGERAEWPFPPEFT